CACGCCCGGCTTCGTCACGGTCCCCTACGGCGACGCGGCCGCCCTGCGCGCCGCCATCACCCCGCGCACGGCCGCGGTGCTGCTGGAACCGGTGCAGGGCGAGGCGGGCGTGATCGTGCCGCCGGCCGGTTACTTCGCCGACGTGCGCCGCGCGTGCGACGAGAACGGCGTGCTGCTCATCGCCGACGAGATCCAGTCCGGCCTCGCCCGCACGGGCACCGTACTGGCTCTGGACCACGAGGGCGTGCGCGCCGACGTGTACACCCTCGGCAAGGCCCTCGGCGGCGGCATCCTGCCCGTGTCCGCCGTGGTCGGCAGCCGCGACGTACTGGGCGTGTTGAAGCCGGGCGAACACGGCTCGACGTTCGGCGGCAACCCGGTGGCTTGCGCCGTCGGGCGCGCCGTGGTGCGGCTGCTGCAGACCGGTGAGTACCAGCAGCGCTCGGCCGAGCTGGGCGCGCACCTGCACGAACGGCTGTCGGCTTTGGTCGGCCACGGCCTGTCAGCGGTTCGCGGCCGCGGCCTGTGGGCGGGCGTGGACATCGCGCCGGGTGGGCCCACGGGGCGCGCTGCGTCCGAGGCGCTCGCCGGGCTGGGTGTGCTGTGCAAGGAGACGCACGACCACACGCTGCGCATCGCGCCGCCGCTGGTGATCAGCCGCGCGGAGCTGGACCGCGGCATCGACGCGATCGCCCAGGTGGTGCGCCGCTAGTCCGTTCGCGGGAGCGTTTCGCCCGGTTCGCTCGTTGGGTCCGGTATGGGACGAGGGGACTGGGTGGAACGCCCGCTGGTCGGCACGGACGACGTCGACCCGGCGCAGCTGTACGCGCGGGGCAAGACGCTGCGGGAGCGGGCGCCGGTCGAGGCGCACGACCACGCGGCGGCGGGCGCCGGCCGGCCGGGTGTGCGGGAGTACTTCGAGGCGAGCAACGCCGGGCGGCTGCCCGAGCTGGTGGAGCTGCGGCGGGAGCGGATGGCGGCGTCGCCGTTCACGTTCTTCCGCGGCGCGGCCGGGCTGATGGCGGCGGACCTCGCGGGGTCGCCGTCGTCGGGGCTCACCGCGCAGCTGTGCGGCGACGCGCACGCGGCCAACTTCGGGCTGTACGGCACGCCTGAAGGCCGGATCGTGATGGACGTCAACGACTTCGACGAAACCGCCCCCGGGCCGTGGGAGTGGGACCTCAAGCGGCTGTCGGCGAGCCTCGTGCTCGCCGGGCGCGAAGGCGGGATCGGCTCCGCGGCGTGCCGCGAAGCCGCGGAGGACGCGGTGAAGTCCTACCGGCGCACGATCCGCGCTCTGGCGGAGCTGCCGTTCCTGCAGTCGTGGAACGCGTTGCCCGACGCGTCGGCCGTTTCGCGGGCGCGCGCCGACGAGCTGATCGACGACTTCGCCGAAGCCGAGGAGAAGGCGCGCCGCAACACCAGCGCCAAGGTCGTGGCCAAGTGGACCCGCCACGTCGACGACCACGAGACCGGCCTGGCGCGCCACCGGTTCGTCGAGGACCCGCCCGTGCTCACGCACGTGGACGATGCCGCGGCCTCCTCGATCATTGCCGGGCTGGAGTCCTATGTGGACACCCTGCGCGAGTCACGGCGCACGCTCGTGTCGCGCTACCGCGTGGCCGACGTCGCGTTCCGCGTGGTCGGCACGGGCAGCGTCGGGCTGCGTAGCTACGTCGTGCTACTGCACGGCAACGAGGACGAAGACCTGGTGCTGCAAGTGAAACAGGCCCAGCCGTCGGCGCTGGCGCCGTACCTCGACGTGGCACCGGTCGAGCACGAGGGCCGCCGCATCGTCCACGGCGCCCGCCTCGTCCAAGCCGAGACCGACATCCTGCTGGGCTGGACGACGATCGACGGAATCCCGTTCGTGGTACGGCAGTTCCGCAACCTCAAGGGCGCCATCGACCCGGCCGCCCTGCGCAAGGACCACCTCGACGACTACGGCCGCCTCGCGGGCGCCCTCCTCGCCCGCGCTCACACGCGCTCGCTGCACCCGCAGCTGCTCGCCGGCTACTTCGCCGACGACGAGGACCTGGACGAGGCGATCGGCGCGTATGCGGTGCGCTACGCCGATCAGACGGAGGCGGATCACGCGGAGTTCACGAGCTGACCGCGACCGACTGACCCACACCTAGCCGACGAGTTCAGCCACATCCTCCGCACAGCCCCACGCCAGCGTGATCCCCGCGCCGCCGTGGCCGTAGCAGTGGATGACGTCGCCGGTACGTTCCAGACGCACGCTCGGACGGCCCGGGCGCAGGCCCACGCGCGTGCCGAGGACGGCGGCGTCGGCCAGGCGCGGTTCCAGGTCGCGGCACCGGCGCACGATCGCCGCCGCGACGGTGGGGTCCGGTTCGAGGTCGTTGCGGCCGATCTCTTCAGTGCCGCCGCACACGACGTGGCGGCCGTGGGGGATCACGTAGGTCAGGTCGCCGTCGGCTTCCTCCACCGACCAGGACGTGAGGCCCGGGTCGGCGAGGTGCACGACCTGGCCGCGCACCGGCACGAGGGTGTCGTCGCCCGCGAGGGTGCCCCCGGCGAGGCCGGTGGCGTTGACGACGACGTCGGCGTCGGCCAGCGAGGTGACCGTGCGGTACTCGGTCCGCACGCCCAGCGCGGCGACCTGCTCGGCCAGCCACGTCAGGTACACCGGCGTGTCCACGAGCGCCGTGGTGAAGGCGAGCACCGAACCCTCGCGCGACACGTCGGTCATCGCGGTGAGCCAGCGGGGATCGGGCACGTCTTCGGCAACACGGATCCAGCCCGGCAGGAACCGGATCCCGGGCGCCGCGAGCAGCGAGCGGTACACGCCGACGGTGGTCTCGGTCCAGCGCACCACGCGCTCGTCGGGCCGCGCCACCGGCGGGTAGATCAGCCCGCCGGCCACGGCCGACGTCGTCTCCGCCGGTTTGCCCGCCGTCACGACCGTGACGCTGTGGCCCGCCTCGGCCAGCCGGTACGCGCAGCTCAGCCCGACGACCCCGCCGCCGGCCACGGTGATCCGCATGCCGCTCCCTCCGCTCGTGCTCCCGCCCGTGATCGTGGCCGAAGCCGGGTCATCGGCGCCACCCGCCATCCGCGTAGGCTCGCTCCGGGGAGGGGAGAACCGTGAGCCGTGTTCTGGCGCTCGTCGCCGTGCTCTGTGCGCTGGCGACCGTCGCACTGGGACTCGCCTACGCGGGCGGGCACTCCCCCGGCGCGCTCGACGCGTGGGCCGCGCAAGCGATCGCCGGCCTGGGCCACACCACGCTGAACGTGCTCGTGCTGCCGACCGAGCCGTACGTGCTGATCCCGGCCATCGTGGTCATCGCCGGCACCTGCCTGTACCTGCGCCGCCGTACCGACGCGCTGCTGGCCGCCGCGGGCCCGGCGCTCGCCGTCGCGCTGAACACCTGGGTGCTCAAACCGCTGTTCGACCGCTGGAAGAACGACATCCTCGTCTACCCCAGCGGCCACACGGTGAGCCTGGTGACGGTGCTCGTCGTGCTGGTCCTGCTGGCGCGCCCGAAGGTGGTCACCGTCGTGCTCGGCGTGGTTCTCCTGTGCTGCGCGGCGATCGGCATGATCGGCCTCGGCTACCACTACCTCACGGACATCGTCGGCGGCACGTTCTTCGCCACCGCCGTCGTGACCGGCCTGCGGGCCGTCACACCGCGTCGCGTGCCAGCGCCGTCAGCCGGCTGACCGCGCGCAGGTACTTCTTGCGGTAGCCGCCGTTCACCATCTCCTCGGTGAACAGCTCCGGCAGCGGCACGCCCGACACCACCACGGGGATCGCGCGGTCGTAGAGCCGGTCGGCGAACGCCACGAGCCGCAGCCCCACGTTCTGGTCCGGCGCCGGCGTCACGTGCTTGAGGTGCACGCGCCGCACGCCGTCGAGCAGCTTGCCGTAGCGCGACGGGTGCAGCTTCGCCAAGTGCGCCACGAGCGCGTCGAATTCGTCCACAGTGGACCCCTCGTGCGCGGCGGCCGACGCGTCGAGCTCCTCGTCGCTCACCGGCGGCGGCGCGTCGGGCAAGCCGCGGTGGCGGTAGTCCGGCCCGTCCACGCGCACCACTTCGAAGCGGCGCGAGAGCGCCTGGATCTCGCGCAGGAAGTCCTCGGCGGCGAAGCGGCCCTCGCCGAGCTTGTCGGGCAGCGTGTTGGACGTCGCGGCGATGTACACGCCCGCGTCGGTGAGCTCCTGAAGCAGCCGGCTCACGAGTGTGGTGTCGCCGGGGTCGTCGAGCTCGAACTCGTCGATCGCGAGCAGCCGGTGCTCCGACAGGCGCCGCACGGCCTCGGCGAACCCGAGCGCGCCGACGAGGTGCGTGAGTTCCACAAAGGTGCCGTACGCCTTGGGCGAAGGCGCGTCGTGCCAGGCCGACGCGAGCAGGTGGGTCTTGCCCACGCCGAACCCGCCGTCGAGGTAGAGGCCCATCGGCCCGGCCGGGGCGGCCTCGCCGCCGCCGAAGAGCGAACGCAGGCGCGACTTCTTCGCCGGCCGGTCCCCGATGCGCCCGGCGAACGCCGAACACGACTTCACGGCCGCGGCCTGGCTCGGCTCGTCGGGGTTCGGGAGGTACGTGGAGAACCGAGCCTCGCCGAACCGCGGCGGCGGCACCAGCGAGGAGATCAGCTCGTCGGCCCCGAGCTCGGGAAACCGGTCCGTCAGGGCAGCTGGGGGCATGGCTGCAGAGCCTAGCCAGCGCCCACGTGGGGCCGGTCCGGGTGTCCGCACCCGCGTATCCCCCGGTCGGGGCGGGGTCGGTGCCCGTGCTGGGATAGCGGACGTGCGGAGCGTGTGGCCACCATCACCGGGCGGGACCGGGCCCTTGTCCGACGAGGATCTGGAGCGCGTCTACGGCTACCCCGAAGACCTGACCGGCCCGTTCGTGCAGGTCAACTTCGTGGCGTCGGCCGACGGCGCGGTGGCCGTGGATGAGCTGTCGAAGGGCCTTTCGCACCCGGCCGACCGCCGTGTGTTCCTGCTCGCCCGCGACCTCGCCGACGTGATCCTCGTCGGCGCCGGCACCGCGCGCGCCGAGAACTACCGCGGGGCCCGGACCAACGCGGTGCGTTCGGCCCGGCGCGCGCGGCTGGGCCTGGCGCCGGTGCCGCCCATCGCCGTCGTCACGCGCACGGGTGCACTTGATCCGGCGGGCCCGTTGTTCACGGACTCGCACGTGCCGCCGTTGGTCGTCACCACTTCGCGCGCCGACACCGCGGCGGTGCGGGAAGCCGGCGCCGAAGTGCTCGTGGCCGGTGACGAAGACGTGGATCTGCCGCGAGCGCTGGCGATGCTGGCCGAACGCGGCCTGCGGCGCGTGGACTGCGAAGGCGGGCCTGCGTTGTTCGCGGCGATGATCGCGGCCGGCCTCGTCGACCAGCTCAACCTCACCGTCGCCCCGCTGCTCGTCGGCGGCGACGCGGGCCGGATCGCGGCGGGACCGGCCGCGCGGCCGCCGCGCCGGATGGAGCTCGCGTCGATCCTCGTGGACGACGGCTTCACCCTGCTGCGCTACCGGCGGGGCAGCGGCTGATGGCCGACAGCGAGGCCCTCGTCGCGGCCGCGGCGGCGGGTGACCACGCCGCGTTCGACGCGCTGGTGCGCCGGCACACGCCGATGATGTACCGCGTCGCGCTGCGGATCACCGGCCGTCCGGCCGAAGCCGAGGACGTGGTGCAGGAGGCGTGGCTGGCCGCGTGGCGGTCGCTCGCGACGTTCCGCCACGAGTCGGCGGTGTCCACGTGGCTCTACCGCGTGGTCACCAACGGCGCCCTCGACCTGCTGCGCCGCCATCGCCCCACCGTGTCGATCGAAAGCGTGTCGATCGCCGAGGCGCCGGGCCTCGTCGCCGACGGCACACCCGAACGCCAGGTCGTGCACGCCGAGCAGGTGGACGCCGTGCTGCGGGCGATCGCCCGGCTCGACGTGGCGCAGCGCGTGCCGCTGGTGCTGCGCGAACTCGAGGGGCTCAGCTACGAAGAAGTGGCCGAAGTGCTCGAAGTCGGGGTCCCGGCCTTGCGCTCGCGCCTGCACCGGGCCAGGGTGGCGCTGCTCGGCCAGCTGAGGGAGCGGTGATGACGGACGAGGGCGCCGGCGGCCCGGAGGACCCCGAACGGGATCCTCGCTGGGACCTCGTGCGCGCCACCGCCCGCCGCCACGTCGCGACGCCGCCCGGCCTGGTCGACCGCGTGCTCCGCTCACTGACCGTGGTCCGCCAGGGCCCACCGCTCCAGCTGCCCGGTGACGACGGCGTGCTGACCGTTTCGGCAGCCGCGTTGCTCCGCCTGGCCGGCACCGTGGCCGCCGATCAGGCCGAAGACGTCGACGGGGTCACGATTTCCGCCGTCGCCCTGGCCGACGGCGAGCTGCAGATCCTGGCCACGATCCGGTTCGGCGTGATCGCCGACGAAGCCGCGCGCGTGCTGCAGCACTGCCTGACCACAGAGCTCACCCGGCTGCTGCGGGCGCGGCCGCCGCGGGTCAACGTCCACGTCGTCGACGTGCGTCCCGGCTGAAGAACCCGCCCTCACCGGCCAAGCGGAGCAACCCCGCGCGGTCGGCTTTCGGCCCTGGACCTGGTGGCGCTACCCTCGGTGCCGCGTCAGTCACAGTGTCTTGCCTGTCTCGCTATCAGGAGGATCGCGTGGTGCTCGAATCGGACAACACCCCCGTGGGAGTGGACCCGACCCGAGCGTTCGTCGCGCGTGTGTACGACTACCTGCTGGGCGGCAAGGACAACTTCGACGTCGACCGCCACGAGGCCGAGCGGATCATCGCCGCGATGCCGGAGGTACCCGACGTCGCCTGGGAGAACCGCAACTTCCTGACCCGGGTGTGCCGCTTCCTCGCGAACAACACCGAGGTGCGCCAGTTCCTCGACTGCGGCTCGGGCCTGCCGACCGCCGAGAACGTGCACCAGGTGGTGCAGCGCTTCCACCCCGAGGCGAAGGTCGTCTACATCGACTACGACCCGGTCGTGGCCGCCCACGGACGCGCGCTGCTGGAGGAGAACAACAACACGAAGTTCGTGCAGGCCGACATCTTCGAGCCCGAAACCATCCTCGACAACCCCGAGGTGCTCGGCGCGCTCGACTGGTCGCAGCCGATCGCGCTGCTGTTCGTGGCCGCACTGCACCACTACACGGGCGACCGGAGCCGGCCGGCCGAGGTGACCAAGCAGTTCATCGACCGCCTGCCGCCGGGCTCGTTCGTGGTGATCAGCCACGTGCTCGACCCGGACGACGGCTCCGAGTACGACTCCACGCTGCAGGCGACCCTCGAGGTCATCCGCCGCGGCTCCATGCGCGACATCACCGCGCGCACCAAGACCGAGATCCGCGAGCTGTTCCACGAGCTGGAGATCATCCCGTCCGGCGCCGCCGGCGACGCCGACGTCGTGCCCGTGGCCGAGTGGTGGCCCGACGGCCCGCGGTTCACGAAGGCGACGATCGCGCAGCAGATCATCGCGGGCGGCGTGGCGCGCAAGCTCTGAATCTCTGAGGCCGCACCTCCTGGCGGCCACGGTCGTTTCCTCGCGCAGTCCGCTGCGCGGTTCCACTCGGAGCCCAAGTGTGGCCGCCGGCAGCGATGTCGTCCTCGGCGTCGGCCACCAGTCGCGCCCAGCCGGCGCAGCAAAATTTCCGACTCACCCGGCCGCGTCCACACCGCGGCCACGGTCGTTTCCTCGCACCGAACCGACCGCTCACCGGGTCGAACTCACCCGTCCGAGTGACCCGCCGTGAGCTTTTCCCCGGTTCGGACATCGTAGGAGTGGGCAAGCTTCCGGCGCCGACACCAGCGGCGCCGTCCCCCACCGACAGCGAGGAGCGAACTCCATGGTGCAGCCGAGCCCCCGCCGGACCGATGTTCCGGGAACCGCGATCACCACGCCGCTCAACGAGGAGGGGTCCGCGGGCCGGACCACGATCTCGTCGCTGGTGGTGCAGAAGGTCGCCGGGCTCGCGGCGCGCGAGATCGCCGGTGTCCACGCGCTGGGCGGCGGGGTGTCCCGCGCGTTCGGCGCGTTGAAGGAGCGGATCCCCGGCTCCGGCACGACGTCCACCGCCGGCGTCGCCGTCGAGGTGGGCGAGAAGCAGACGGCGATCGACCTCGACCTGGTCGTGGAGTACGGCGCGCGGATCGTCGAGGTGTCGCGAGCCGTGCGGCGCAACGTGATCGAGGCCGTGGAGCAGATCACCGCGCTCGAGGTGATCGAGGTGAACATCGCGGTCAACGACGTCCACCTGCCCGACGAGGACGACGAACCCGAGTCCTCCCGCGTCGAGTAGCACTGCATAGCTCTCCGATTAGCCAGCACCAGGAGGAAACGTTGAACGCAACGCAGACCGGGATCCTCGCCGGACTGATTCTCGGCCTCGCCGCAACCCAGGGGTTCACCGCCTTCCTGGTCACGTTCGCCGTGGGGGTCGTGGGGCTGGTCATCGGCCGCGTCGTCGACGGTGAGCTCGACCTCGGCGACCTCTTCGGCCGGGGCCGCGACAAGTGACCGGCCGGCCGCTCCAGGTCGACCTGCCCCGCGGCGACCTGGCCGAACCCGAGGAGCGCGGCAGCCTGAGCATCGCGCACGCGGTGGTGCGCAAGGTCGCGCAGCACGCCGCGGACCTCGTGCCCGGCACCGTGCAGACCGAACGCCGCGTCGCCGGCCTCACGCGCGGCCGCTCGGGGGCGAGCGCGAAGGTCGGCGGCGAGGACAACGACGTGGACCTGGTGCTGGAGCTGGCATTGCAGTACCCGGCGCCGGTCCGGACCGTGACGGGTGACGTGCGTGCGAAAGTGACCGAGGAGGTCGAGCGAATCACGGCGTATCACGTGCGCTCGATCGCGGTGACGGTTTCCGCGCTGCTGCCCGACGTCCGGCCGCGGGTGCACTGATGCGGTTCCTCGTGCGGTTCCTGTCCACTGTGCTCGGTCTGGCCGTCGCGGCCGGCGGGGCCCTGCTCGCGATCGAGGTCGGGTGGCGCTCGTGGCAGCCGGGCCGCGCGCCGCTGATCGTGCCGTGGGAACGCTGGCGCGAAGACCTCGCCGGGCTGCCGTGGACCAGCACGTCCGTGCGGGTCACAGCGGTGATCGTGCTCGTGGCCGGGCTGCTGTTCGTGCTGTTCGCCCTCACCGCGGGCAGCCGCGCCGTGCGGATGACCGACCCGGCCGACGGGATCTGCGTGAGCACGTCGCCGCGGGCGCTCGCGCGCCTGGTCGGGCTCGCCGTGCGCGCGCAGGCCAACGTCACCGGCGCGAGTGTGACCGCAAGCGCCCGGAAGGTGCGCGTGCGCGCCACCAGCCGGCTGGAGAACGAGGACCAGCTGCGGCCGCGGCTGCTGGAGACCGTCGCGACGGTGCTGGACGACGTCCCGCTCGAACGCCGGCCGAAGGTGTCCGTGGTCGTCGACTCACCGAAGGACCGCCGATGAGCCGCTCCACCGCCCGCCGCGCCCTGGGCCGTTCACACAGCGCCGAACGCACGCTGACGCTCCTGACCGGTCTGGTCGCGGTCCTCGCGGGCGCGGCCGCCCTCGTGGTCGGGCAGGGTTGGCTCGGCGAGTTCCGCGCGCAGCGGCCGCTGCTCGACCCGATGGCCGTGAGCTGGCTGGCCGGGCACCAGCTGTACGCGCGGATCGGCGCCGTCGTGCTCGGTGTGCTGCTGTTCGTGCTGGGGCTGTGGTGGTTCTTCCGCTCGCTGCGCCCCGAACGCCGTCCCGACCTGGCGCTCGACGAGACACCGGGCGCCGAGCTCACGGTGACCGCCGACGCGCTCGCGGGCGCGGTGCAGACCGACGCCGAGGCCATCGCCGGCGTCACCCGGGCGAGGGCGCGCGCGGTCGGCACGTCGGCCGAGCCGGCGCTGCGCGTGACGCTGTGGCTGAGCGAAGGCACCGACGTCCGGCGCATCTGGACCGACCTCGACACGTACGTGCTCACCCGCGCCCGCGAGGCGCTCGGGCTCGACTCGCTGCCCACGGCCGTGCGGCTCGAACTCGACACGACGGGCCCGGCACGCGTGCGCTGACCGCGCGTTTCGCACAGAATGCCCGCATGGCCCTCCCCGTGCAGGCTCCGATCAAGCCCATGCTCGCCAAACCGGCGAAGGCGATCCCCGACTCCGGCGGGCTGCTGTTCGAGCCCAAGTGGGACGGGTTCCGCTGCCTGGTCTTCCGCGACGGCGACGAGCTCACCCTGCAGTCGCGCGCCGAAAAGCCGCTCAACCGCTACTTCCCCGAAGTTGTGGAGCGGCTGCTGGCGACGCTGCCCGAGCAGGTCGTTCTCGACGGCGAGCTGGTCGTGGGCCGCGGCGGCAAGCTCGACTTCGACGCGCTGACCGAGCGCATCCACCCGGCCGACTCCCGCGTGCAGCTGCTGGCGAAGGAGACGCCCGCGGAGTTCGTGGCGTTCGACGTGCTCGCGCTGGGCTCGGAGTCCTTCGTGGACGAACCGACGTCGGCGCGGCGCGCGCGGCTGGAAGGCATCGCGGGCGAGGGCGTGCACTTGACGCCGGCCACGACCGATCCGGACACCGCGCGGCACTGGTTCGAGCTGTTCGAGGGCGCCGGGCTCGACGGCGTGATCGGCAAGCCGCTCGACGAGCCGTACTCGCCGGGCAAGCGCGTGCTGTTCAAGTACAAGCACTCCCGCACGGCGGACTGCGTGTTGGCCGGACTGCGCTGGCACGTCGACGGCGAGCCGGGTGAGGCCGTCGGATCGTTCCTGCTCGGGCTGTACGACCCCGAAGGGCTGCTGCACCACGTCGGCGTGGTCGGGTCGTTCCCGGTCAAGCGGCGCCGAGAGCTGGCCGAGGAGCTGGCCCCGCTGATCACCGACGGCGAGGGCCACCCGTGGGTGGGCGACGCCGTACGCGAGGGCCAGCGGATCCCCGGCGGCATCACGCGCTGGCGCTCGACCGAGCACGAATGGGTGCCGCTGAAGCTGGAGCGCGTGGTCGAGGTCGGCTACGAGCACACCGAGGGCGGCGAGCCCGCGCGGTTCCGGCACACCGCGCAGTTCAAGCGGTGGCGCCCGGACCGCGAACCGGCGTCGTGCGGCTACGCGCAGCTGGACGAACCCGCGCGGTACGACCTGTCGGCCGTGTTCCGCGGCGAGGTCGTGCGGACCCGCTAACTTCCGCGTCACACCCGGCGTGCCAAGCTCGTCGGACAGCTCCATCGACACCACGTGAGGATCAGCCCGTGCGCCGCCGTTCCACCAGCCGCCCCCGTCTGCGTGCCCTGGTGGCGGTGCTCGTGGGTGCGTTGACCGTCGCGGGCTGCACCACGGGCCCGTCGGTGCGCCCGGCCGTGGTGGACAACGACGGTCAGGTCACCCAGCCGCCCGCGTCGAGCGCCGCGCCCGTGCCGTTGCCGCCCCTCGCGCAACCGCAGTCGCCCAGCCTGCGCTGGACCGACTGCGACGAGGACACCCGCCAGCGCATGGGCTCCCCCGCCGCGCCGGACTCGCTGCACTTCACGTGCGCGCGCCTGACCAGCCCGCTCGACGCGCCCGACGACACACAGCACCTGCTCGCCCGCATCCTCGTACTCAAGGCCGGCGACGGCCCGATCCCTCTGGTGGTCGTGAACGACGTCGGCGGCGAACCCGGCTCCGTCTTCGCCGCGCGCCTGGCCTCGCAGCTGCCCCCCGCGTTCCTGCAGAAGTTCTCGCTGATCGGCGTCGACCGCCGCGGCACCGGACTCTCGGGCGGCGTGCAGTGCGTGCCCCCGGAGGCCCGCGAAGCCCTGCTCGGCGCCGACCCGGCCCAGGGCGACCTCACCGACGTCCTCGACGCGTCCCGCCGCGCCGGCCAGCAGTGCGCCATCGACCTCGACACGGCCCAAACGGCGCTGGACAGCTGGCGCACCGCGGGTGATCTGGAGGAGCTGCGGACCCAGCTCGGCGTGCCGCACCTCAACGCCCTCGGCCGGGGTGATGGCTCGAAGGTGCTGTCGGAGTACGCCGTGCGCTATCCGGCGCAGGTCGGGCGCATGGTTCTGGACGGCTTGCCTGACCCTGGTCAGGACCGTGCTGCAGTGCTGGACGCAGTCGCTGCGGGTGCGCAGGCGACGTTGGATGCGTTCGGGGCCGATTGCGCGGCTCGTGGATGCGCGATGGGTGATCCGAAGGCGGCGCTGAAAGCCGTGACCGATCGGTTGCGCACTGCGCCGGAGACGACCCCGGATGGGGTCACCGTGACTCCCGGTATCGCGACTTATGCGGTGTACCTGGGGTTGGCCGACCGGACGCGGTGGCCGGCGCTTGCCGATGCGCTGGCCGCGGCCAAGTCCGGTGATGTGACTGCCTTGGAGTCGTTCGCGGATCCGGTGATCGTGGATGCGCAGGGGCGCACGTCGCGGATCGGTGGCGTGATGGCGACCCGGTGCAATGACGCGGCTACGCGGTTGCCTGCTGACCAGATCAACAAGGTCGACGAGGGGATGCGGACGAAGTATCCGCAGTTCGGGTCGGCCGTGGCGCAGGAGCTGGCGTGGTGTGGGGCTTGGCCGGTGCGGCGGGAGCCGTTGCCTGCCGCTGGTGCGCCCGGGGCTCCGCCGATTCTGGTTGCCGCGACGGCTGCTGATCCGGTGACGCCGGAGATCGGGACCACGCGCGCTGCGGATCAGATGCCTAGTGCGGTGACGGTTTCGTGGCAGGGGGCCGGGCATGGGGCTGTGGGACAGTCGCCGTGTGTGACGTCGGCCGTTCAGGCGTTTTTGATCGATGGGAAGGTTCCTACCGACGGGACTCTGTGCCCGGCTTGACAGGGGGTTCGGTGTGACCGGCAATGCTGTGGCCGAGGTGCTGGCCGAACTGGCCGCCCTGGAGGACCCGAGGTCTCGTGCGGTGAACGAGAAGCACGGTGATGACCACGCGGTGAATCTGAGCAAGTTGCGTGCGCTGGCGAAGAGGTTGAAGCCGCAACATGAGCTTGCTGGTGAGCTCTGGGGTACGGATCTGACGGATGCCAAGTTGCTTGCCATCTTGATCTGTCGGCCGAAGTTGTTCGAGCGTGGTGAGTTGGATGCCATGTTGCGTGAGGCTCGGACGCCTAAGGTGCAGGACTGGCTGGTGGGGTATGTGGTGAAGAAGAGCCCCCATGTCGAGGAGTTGCGGGTTGCTTGGTTCGGTGATTCGGATCCAGTTGTGGCCAGTGCTGGGTGGGCGTTGACTACTGATCGGGTTGTGAAGGCTTCTGATGGGCTGGATCTGGGTGGGTTGCTTGATCTCATCGAGGGTGAGATGAAGGATGCCCCTGAGCGGTTGCAGTGGGCGATGAATCATTGTCTTGCTGAGGTTGGGATTAGGTATCCGGAGTTGCGGGAGCGTGCGGTGGGCATTGGGGAGAGGTTGGGGGTCTTGAAGGATTATCCGACGCCGGCTAACTGTACGTCGCCGTATGCGCCGGTTTGGATTGCCGAGATGGTTTCGCGT
The sequence above is a segment of the Amycolatopsis sp. 2-15 genome. Coding sequences within it:
- a CDS encoding SAM-dependent methyltransferase, with product MGVDPTRAFVARVYDYLLGGKDNFDVDRHEAERIIAAMPEVPDVAWENRNFLTRVCRFLANNTEVRQFLDCGSGLPTAENVHQVVQRFHPEAKVVYIDYDPVVAAHGRALLEENNNTKFVQADIFEPETILDNPEVLGALDWSQPIALLFVAALHHYTGDRSRPAEVTKQFIDRLPPGSFVVISHVLDPDDGSEYDSTLQATLEVIRRGSMRDITARTKTEIRELFHELEIIPSGAAGDADVVPVAEWWPDGPRFTKATIAQQIIAGGVARKL
- a CDS encoding Asp23/Gls24 family envelope stress response protein, whose amino-acid sequence is MVQPSPRRTDVPGTAITTPLNEEGSAGRTTISSLVVQKVAGLAAREIAGVHALGGGVSRAFGALKERIPGSGTTSTAGVAVEVGEKQTAIDLDLVVEYGARIVEVSRAVRRNVIEAVEQITALEVIEVNIAVNDVHLPDEDDEPESSRVE
- a CDS encoding Asp23/Gls24 family envelope stress response protein; the encoded protein is MTGRPLQVDLPRGDLAEPEERGSLSIAHAVVRKVAQHAADLVPGTVQTERRVAGLTRGRSGASAKVGGEDNDVDLVLELALQYPAPVRTVTGDVRAKVTEEVERITAYHVRSIAVTVSALLPDVRPRVH
- a CDS encoding DUF6286 domain-containing protein; amino-acid sequence: MRFLVRFLSTVLGLAVAAGGALLAIEVGWRSWQPGRAPLIVPWERWREDLAGLPWTSTSVRVTAVIVLVAGLLFVLFALTAGSRAVRMTDPADGICVSTSPRALARLVGLAVRAQANVTGASVTASARKVRVRATSRLENEDQLRPRLLETVATVLDDVPLERRPKVSVVVDSPKDRR
- a CDS encoding alkaline shock response membrane anchor protein AmaP, which translates into the protein MSRSTARRALGRSHSAERTLTLLTGLVAVLAGAAALVVGQGWLGEFRAQRPLLDPMAVSWLAGHQLYARIGAVVLGVLLFVLGLWWFFRSLRPERRPDLALDETPGAELTVTADALAGAVQTDAEAIAGVTRARARAVGTSAEPALRVTLWLSEGTDVRRIWTDLDTYVLTRAREALGLDSLPTAVRLELDTTGPARVR
- a CDS encoding ATP-dependent DNA ligase; the encoded protein is MALPVQAPIKPMLAKPAKAIPDSGGLLFEPKWDGFRCLVFRDGDELTLQSRAEKPLNRYFPEVVERLLATLPEQVVLDGELVVGRGGKLDFDALTERIHPADSRVQLLAKETPAEFVAFDVLALGSESFVDEPTSARRARLEGIAGEGVHLTPATTDPDTARHWFELFEGAGLDGVIGKPLDEPYSPGKRVLFKYKHSRTADCVLAGLRWHVDGEPGEAVGSFLLGLYDPEGLLHHVGVVGSFPVKRRRELAEELAPLITDGEGHPWVGDAVREGQRIPGGITRWRSTEHEWVPLKLERVVEVGYEHTEGGEPARFRHTAQFKRWRPDREPASCGYAQLDEPARYDLSAVFRGEVVRTR
- a CDS encoding alpha/beta hydrolase; translated protein: MRRRSTSRPRLRALVAVLVGALTVAGCTTGPSVRPAVVDNDGQVTQPPASSAAPVPLPPLAQPQSPSLRWTDCDEDTRQRMGSPAAPDSLHFTCARLTSPLDAPDDTQHLLARILVLKAGDGPIPLVVVNDVGGEPGSVFAARLASQLPPAFLQKFSLIGVDRRGTGLSGGVQCVPPEAREALLGADPAQGDLTDVLDASRRAGQQCAIDLDTAQTALDSWRTAGDLEELRTQLGVPHLNALGRGDGSKVLSEYAVRYPAQVGRMVLDGLPDPGQDRAAVLDAVAAGAQATLDAFGADCAARGCAMGDPKAALKAVTDRLRTAPETTPDGVTVTPGIATYAVYLGLADRTRWPALADALAAAKSGDVTALESFADPVIVDAQGRTSRIGGVMATRCNDAATRLPADQINKVDEGMRTKYPQFGSAVAQELAWCGAWPVRREPLPAAGAPGAPPILVAATAADPVTPEIGTTRAADQMPSAVTVSWQGAGHGAVGQSPCVTSAVQAFLIDGKVPTDGTLCPA
- a CDS encoding DNA alkylation repair protein yields the protein MTGNAVAEVLAELAALEDPRSRAVNEKHGDDHAVNLSKLRALAKRLKPQHELAGELWGTDLTDAKLLAILICRPKLFERGELDAMLREARTPKVQDWLVGYVVKKSPHVEELRVAWFGDSDPVVASAGWALTTDRVVKASDGLDLGGLLDLIEGEMKDAPERLQWAMNHCLAEVGIRYPELRERAVGIGERLGVLKDYPTPANCTSPYAPVWIAEMVSRRLK